One part of the Mariniblastus fucicola genome encodes these proteins:
- a CDS encoding protein-tyrosine phosphatase family protein, giving the protein MTRIKLFQITNNIWQGRFAADRQLTNFQFFGITHILNVSETPSQLELNEGPFKNIVQFPIRDGVPIPVDSAVSCCRTLHDFLCEPDSNIYIHCVAGWNRSPTILWLYLIACGIDDNVARDMICSASIDAVPAHPKLITPSLTDTMIEYGAANFIPHPRNTAIERFIAG; this is encoded by the coding sequence CTGACGAGGATCAAGCTGTTTCAGATCACCAACAACATTTGGCAAGGCCGATTTGCTGCAGACCGACAGCTGACAAATTTCCAGTTTTTCGGAATAACTCACATTCTAAATGTCAGCGAAACCCCAAGCCAACTTGAACTAAACGAAGGGCCATTCAAAAACATCGTACAGTTTCCGATTCGCGATGGCGTACCGATACCTGTCGATTCAGCAGTGAGTTGCTGCCGAACATTGCATGATTTCTTGTGCGAACCTGACTCAAACATCTATATTCACTGTGTTGCTGGGTGGAATCGTTCACCGACAATCCTTTGGCTTTACTTGATCGCTTGTGGAATCGACGACAACGTGGCGAGGGACATGATTTGTTCGGCCTCCATAGATGCGGTCCCGGCACATCCAAAATTGATAACCCCGTCCCTTACCGATACAATGATCGAATACGGGGCGGCCAACTTCATTCCCCATCCGAGAAACACGGCGATAGAGCGGTTCATCGCGGGATAA
- a CDS encoding macro domain-containing protein: MGYRKQQLQNQIKHLHHGELLVGNADIVETNHSNIPYLIAAPTMRVPMILADTVNPYLAARAVLLLIKHGEFPSGALEGEQISDGVKSVAFPGLGTGVGRVPPEKCALQVRTAIKEITLDEYEFPSSWADAQMPHQQMYTDKFRDLQY, encoded by the coding sequence TTGGGCTATCGCAAACAACAGCTACAAAACCAAATCAAACATCTTCACCACGGAGAACTACTCGTTGGCAACGCTGACATAGTGGAAACTAACCACTCCAATATCCCCTATCTGATTGCGGCACCGACAATGCGGGTTCCAATGATACTTGCAGATACCGTCAATCCATACCTAGCCGCTCGTGCCGTACTCCTGCTAATAAAGCATGGCGAATTTCCCAGCGGCGCATTAGAGGGCGAACAAATCTCGGATGGCGTAAAATCTGTGGCTTTTCCAGGGTTGGGAACTGGTGTCGGGCGCGTTCCGCCAGAAAAATGTGCGTTACAGGTTCGCACTGCGATAAAAGAAATCACATTGGACGAATACGAATTTCCGTCATCGTGGGCTGATGCACAAATGCCACATCAACAAATGTACACTGATAAATTTCGCGACCTGCAATACTGA
- a CDS encoding transposase: MSSNGKRTRRTFSEEFKRDAVNLIVSEGYSFRAAAEAVNVNENSLRNWHRKYAPEPEPCGPEASLQQVLEENKRLRKQLKRAELEREILKKATAYFAKESQ, from the coding sequence ATGTCAAGCAATGGAAAACGCACACGCCGGACTTTTTCAGAAGAGTTCAAGCGTGATGCGGTCAATCTGATCGTCAGTGAGGGCTACTCGTTTCGAGCCGCCGCTGAAGCCGTCAATGTCAACGAGAACAGCCTTCGCAACTGGCATAGAAAGTATGCTCCGGAGCCTGAACCTTGCGGTCCCGAGGCATCGCTGCAACAGGTTCTTGAAGAGAACAAACGCCTTCGCAAGCAGCTGAAGCGTGCGGAACTGGAACGTGAAATCCTAAAAAAGGCGACGGCGTACTTCGCGAAGGAGTCGCAGTGA
- a CDS encoding IS3 family transposase translates to MKYAWIKQHRDQYSITLMCEIFGVSKSGYYDSIDRPESKRAVRSRAIRESVKQVYEESGQIYGSYKIAEELANDAQLETACRNTVATAMREMGLKSCVSRQFKPTTTKSDPDKKPAENLLSQEFDAEAPNRKWVADITYLPTVGGWVYLAVVLDLFSRKVVGWQMSDRLTTPIVTEALRKAIESRRPESGTLLHHSDRGCQYTSDAFQGILRTLNIQCSMSRTGCCYDNAVMERFFWSLKHEWTKHRRYGNLEEARISVFKYIEAFYNSKRIHQTLGYQTPEEFERNYRAALAA, encoded by the coding sequence GTGAAGTACGCGTGGATCAAACAACATCGCGACCAGTATTCCATCACGCTGATGTGTGAAATCTTCGGTGTCAGCAAGAGCGGCTACTACGATTCGATTGATCGGCCCGAGAGTAAACGTGCGGTTCGTTCTCGCGCGATTCGCGAATCTGTGAAACAGGTCTACGAAGAATCAGGGCAGATCTACGGCAGCTACAAGATCGCTGAGGAACTTGCTAACGACGCTCAACTGGAAACGGCTTGTCGCAACACGGTAGCGACAGCCATGCGAGAAATGGGGCTTAAAAGCTGTGTTTCGCGACAGTTCAAACCAACGACGACCAAGTCAGACCCTGACAAAAAGCCTGCTGAGAATCTTCTCTCCCAGGAGTTTGATGCCGAGGCTCCGAATCGCAAGTGGGTGGCAGACATCACTTACTTGCCGACGGTCGGTGGTTGGGTTTACCTCGCAGTAGTGCTGGACCTGTTCAGCCGCAAAGTTGTCGGTTGGCAGATGAGCGATCGATTGACGACACCGATCGTTACCGAAGCCTTGAGGAAAGCGATTGAATCCAGACGGCCAGAGTCCGGAACGCTGCTTCATCACAGCGACCGAGGCTGTCAGTACACCAGCGACGCGTTTCAGGGAATTCTTCGCACGCTGAACATTCAGTGCTCGATGAGCCGAACAGGATGCTGTTACGACAATGCCGTCATGGAGCGCTTCTTCTGGTCGCTGAAGCACGAATGGACGAAGCATCGTCGCTACGGAAACCTTGAAGAGGCTCGCATCAGCGTCTTCAAATACATCGAGGCGTTTTACAACTCGAAGAGAATTCATCAAACTCTGGGATACCAGACGCCCGAAGAATTCGAAAGAAACTATCGTGCAGCTTTAGCTGCTTAA
- a CDS encoding macro domain-containing protein, translated as MRIILCSIDEPLAKAWETYCVDLSGVEVHRGNILDLNVDAVVSPANSFGFMDGGIDMVYSQHFGWNVQLR; from the coding sequence ATGCGAATCATTCTCTGCTCAATTGACGAACCACTCGCTAAAGCATGGGAAACCTACTGCGTCGATTTGAGCGGCGTGGAGGTTCATCGTGGCAACATTCTTGACTTGAATGTCGATGCTGTTGTCAGCCCGGCCAACAGTTTCGGTTTTATGGATGGCGGAATCGACATGGTCTACAGCCAACACTTCGGCTGGAATGTCCAACTGCGATAG